A stretch of DNA from Polyangia bacterium:
TCGCCAAGTTCGACGAGAGCGTCGACATCGCCGTCCGCCTGGGCGTCGATCCCAAGCACGCCGACCAGATGGTCCGCGGCGCCGTCGTGTTGCCGCACGGAACCGGCAAGAGCCAGCGCGTGATCGTGGTCGCCAAGGGCGACAAGGCGAACGAGGCGCGCGAGGCTGGCGCCGACACCGTGGGCGCAGAAGAGCTGGTGGAAAAGATCCAGAAGGAAAGCTGGACCGACTTCGACTCGATGGTCGCCACGCCCGACATGATGGGCTTGGTCGGCCGTCTGGGTCGCGTGCTGGGTCCGAAGGGCCTGATGCCGAACCCCAAGGTAGGCACCGTCACCAACGACGTGGCCAAGGCGGTGCGCGAGCTCAAGGCCGGCCGCGTGGAGTTTCGGGTGGAGAAGGCTGGCATCGTCCAGGCTCGTATCGGCAAGGCGTCGTTCGGCGGCGTCAAGCTGCACGAGAATGCCCGCGTGATGATTGAAACGCTGCTGCGCCTGAAGCCGGCGTCCGCCAAGGGGACCTATATGAAGTCGGTCACCCTCTCGACCACCATGGGCCCGGGGATCAAGGTCGACACCGCCCCGATCGTCGCCGAATTCGAAAGCAAGTAGCCGGAAGGTCAATCGTGGAAAGAACAGTCAAAGAAACCAACATCGGCGCGCTGAAGGCCGACCTGGCCAAGGCCACCAGCCTGGTGCTGGCCGATTTCCGGGGCATCAGCGTCAAGAGCGACACCAACGTTCGGCGCGAGTTTCGCGCCAACGGTTGCAACTATCGCGTGGTCAAGAACACGCTGCTGTCCATCGCCGCCAAGGGGACGCCCTTCGAGGCCGTCGACAAGTTCCTGGCTGGCCCGACCGCTATCGCCTACTCGTTCGAGGACCCGGCGGCGCCGGCGAAGGTGGCGACCAAGATCGCCAAGCAGGAAGAGAAGTTCATCATCAAAGGTGGCTACGTCGACGGCAAGGCATTGGACATCAAGGGCGTCGTGGCCCTGTCCAACTTGCCGGGCAAAGACGAGCTGCGTGCGACTTTCCTTGCAACTTTGCTCGCTGTGCCTCAAAACTTCCTGCGTCTGACCACCGCCGCCCAGCAGAACATGCTGCTCTTGCTGGCCGCGCGCGAGCGCGCGCTGGGAGAAGGCGAGAAATAGCCGCTGGAAAACAGGGTAGCGACCGCTTTGGTTTTTTCTTTTTTGAATCAGGACCGAACTGAACACCTCAAGGAGTATTGAGATGCCCGACGTGACGAAGGAGCAGGTAGTCGATTTTCTTTCCAAGATGTCCGTGCTGGATCTGGCGGCGCTGACCAAGGAACTCGAGGACAAGTGGGGCGTAAAAGCGGCCCCGGTTGCCGTTGCGGCAGCGGCCGGTCCCGCGGCGGCGGCGGCGGCTCCCGCGGCCGAGCAGACCGAGTTCACGGTGACATTGACCGACGCGGGCGCCAACAAGATCGGCGTCATCAAGGCGGTCCGC
This window harbors:
- the rplA gene encoding 50S ribosomal protein L1, which translates into the protein MPVSKNYKNAVAKVDRTRRYPLEEACKLLPETKIAKFDESVDIAVRLGVDPKHADQMVRGAVVLPHGTGKSQRVIVVAKGDKANEAREAGADTVGAEELVEKIQKESWTDFDSMVATPDMMGLVGRLGRVLGPKGLMPNPKVGTVTNDVAKAVRELKAGRVEFRVEKAGIVQARIGKASFGGVKLHENARVMIETLLRLKPASAKGTYMKSVTLSTTMGPGIKVDTAPIVAEFESK
- the rplJ gene encoding 50S ribosomal protein L10, whose translation is MERTVKETNIGALKADLAKATSLVLADFRGISVKSDTNVRREFRANGCNYRVVKNTLLSIAAKGTPFEAVDKFLAGPTAIAYSFEDPAAPAKVATKIAKQEEKFIIKGGYVDGKALDIKGVVALSNLPGKDELRATFLATLLAVPQNFLRLTTAAQQNMLLLLAARERALGEGEK
- the rplL gene encoding 50S ribosomal protein L7/L12, which encodes MPDVTKEQVVDFLSKMSVLDLAALTKELEDKWGVKAAPVAVAAAAGPAAAAAAPAAEQTEFTVTLTDAGANKIGVIKAVREVTNLGLKEAKDLVDGAPKTVKEGVSKADAETIKKKLTEAGAKVDVK